A stretch of the Ananas comosus cultivar F153 linkage group 14, ASM154086v1, whole genome shotgun sequence genome encodes the following:
- the LOC109720167 gene encoding anthocyanidin reductase ((2S)-flavan-3-ol-forming), with product MAMQKETKRACVTGGSGYIASELIKQLLLKGYGVKTTVRDPDNAAKISHLEELRGLGALQVYRAELAEEGSFDEAVAGCEYVFLVAAPVNAFSENPEEELIKPASKGTLNVMKSCVKAKSVKRIVLTSSAAAVSLTPLEGIGHVLDEESWSDIEYLQTEKPPSWGYAVSKVVAEKEASKFAQENNISLVTVLPVLTVGPSLIAEARVSLALSLALLSGNEELINGLKIMETLSGSISLVHVEDVCRAHIFVAESPSALGRYICCSVNTGLVELAISLQQRYPQYKVSTDFGGLPAKARLSLSSEKLLKGGFEFKFKKLEEIYDDVVEYAKAKGLLP from the exons ATGGCGATGCAGAAGGAGACGAAGAGGGCGTGTGTGACCGGAGGGAGCGGATACATTGCGTCGGAACTCATCAAGCAACTGCTGTTGAAAGGCTACGGTGTCAAAACAACTGTTAGAGACCCTG ATAACGCGGCGAAAATCTCTCATCTTGAAGAACTGCGAGGGCTCGGAGCCCTCCAAGTTTACAGAGCAGAGTTGGCTGAAGAAGGCAGTTTTGACGAAGCAGTCGCCGGTTGTGAGTACGTCTTCCTCGTAGCCGCTCCGGTGAATGCATTCTCTGAGAACCCTGAG GAAGAGCTAATCAAACCTGCAAGCAAAGGAACCTTGAATGTGATGAAATCATGCGTGAAAGCAAAATCCGTAAAGCGCATTGTTTTAACTTCATCCGCTGCGGCGGTTTCGCTCACGCCACTTGAAGGAATTGGCCATGTCTTAGATGAGGAATCGTGGTCCGACATCGAGTATCTTCAGACGGAGAAGCCGCCGAGTTGG GGATATGCAGTCTCAAAGGTAGTTGCAGAGAAGGAAGCATCAAAATTTGCACAAGAGAATAACATCAGCCTTGTTACTGTTCTTCCTGTCCTCACCGTGGGCCCCTCACTAATCGCGGAAGCCCGGGTTAGCCTTGCCCTCAGCTTAGCCTTATTATCCG GAAATGAAGAACTGATCAATGGGTTGAAGATCATGGAAACACTCTCAGGTTCAATTTCACTGGTACATGTTGAGGATGTCTGCAGGGCTCACATCTTCGTCGCTGAATCTCCATCGGCATTGGGCCGTTATATCTGCTGTTCAGTGAACACTGGTCTGGTCGAGCTCGCAATCTCCCTCCAACAGCGATACCCGCAATACAAAGTGTCTACTGA TTTTGGGGGCCTTCCTGCGAAGGCCAGGTTGAGTCTCTCCTCGGAGAAACTGCTTAAAGGAGGGTTTGAGTTCAAGTTCAAGAAGCTAGAAGAGATTTATGATGACGTTGTTGAATATGCGAAAGCGAAAGGCTTGTTGCCTTGA
- the LOC109720161 gene encoding calcium/calmodulin-regulated receptor-like kinase 1: MKGVSWGLIIGVTIGVVIGALLATGALFCFMFHRKRSQIGNSSSRRASTIPFCANGVDNRSEFSDSTAGQQDSPKTSQEQGSSLWLEGNKMKNLVSVSGVLKYSFKDLQKATGNFTTLIGQGAFGPVYKAQMSTGETVAVKVLATDSKQGEKEFQNEVLLLGRLHHRNLVNLVGYCAEKGQHMLIYVYMPNGSLASHLYGENRQLLSWDLRVSIALDVARGLEYLHDGAIPPVIHRDVKSNNILLDRSMKARVADFGLSREEMVSNHVSHIRGTFGYLDPEYVSSRSFTKKSDVYSFGVLLFELITGRNPQQGLMEYVELAAINAEGRVGWEEIVDSRLDGAFDVEELNDIAAVAYKCVSRISRKRPSMRDVVQALSRIVKLRHSRKSNSRRLLSTVVDDESTDLEAYDHQSTAPEHRREESIDSISDLPDV; this comes from the exons ATGAAGGGAGTTTCGTGGGGTTTGATCATAGGAGTCACGATCGGAGTGGTGATCGGGGCGTTGTTGGCCACCGGGGCGCTCTTCTGCTTTATGTTCCATAGAAAGCGGTCGCAGATTGGGAACAGCAGTTCGAGGAGGGCGTCGACCATTCCTTTCTGCGCGAATGGTGTTGATAACCGCTCTGAGTTTTCGGATTCAACTGCCGGGCAGCAAGATTCTCCGAAGACATCTCAAGAGCAGGGTTCGTCGCTTTGGCTCGAAGGAAATAAGATGAAGAACTTGGTTTCAGTGTCTGGGGTGCTCAAATATTCTTTCAA GGATTTGCAGAAGGCCACTGGCAATTTTACAACATTGATAGGTCAAGGGGCATTTGGTCCAGTTTATAAGGCTCAAATGTCTACTGGTGAAACAGTGGCAGTTAAAGTGCTTGCTACTGATTCTAAGCAAGGGGAGAAGGAGTTTCAAAATGag GTCCTACTTCTTGGGAGATTGCATCATAGGAATCTTGTGAACCTAGTTGGCTATTGTGCTGAAAAAGGCCAGCATATGcttatatatgtgtatatgccTAATGGAAGCCTTGCTTCCCACTTGTATG GTGAAAATCGCCAGTTACTGAGCTGGGATTTGCGTGTCAGCATAGCTTTGGATGTTGCAAGAGGTTTAGAATATCTCCATGATGGA GCTATTCCGCCGGTAATTCACCGTGATGTAAAATCTAACAACATTTTGTTGGATCGGTCCATGAAGGCCAGA GTTGCTGATTTTGGACTATCGAGAGAAGAAATGGTTAGCAATCACGTATCGCATATTAGGGGAACCTTCGGCTATCTCGACCCCGAATATGTATCATCAAGATCGTTTACAAAGAAAAGTGATGTATACAGCTTTGGTGTTTTGCTTTTTGAGTTGATTACTGGGAGAAACCCGCAACAGGGTCTGATGGAATATGTTGAGCTT GCTGCCATAAATGCCGAGGGAAGAGTCGGGTGGGAGGAGATTGTGGATTCCCGATTAGACGGAGCATTTGATGTAGAAGAACTGAATGACATAGCAGCAGTAGCATACAAATGTGTGAGCCGAATATCAAGGAAACGGCCATCAATGCGTGATGTGGTCCAAGCACTCTCCCGCATTGTTAAACTAAGGCATAGCAGAAAGTCTAATAGCCGTAGGTTATTGTCGACCGTGGTGGATGATGAATCCACAGATTTGGAGGCGTATGACCATCAATCTACAGCTCCTGAGCATCGCAGGGAGGAGTCGATCGATAGCATATCCGACTTACCCGATGTTTGA